Proteins from a single region of Hymenobacter aquaticus:
- a CDS encoding DNA-3-methyladenine glycosylase family protein, giving the protein MEEALRHLSQADAVLATLIARGRAIEPRPHEDLYLALLRAIVSQQISTKAAAAIWKKVQALFLPEGYPEPAVLLQLTDEDLRAAGISRQKAGYLRAIAEFAQRGQLDHAHLSQLEAEAFTQHLTQIKGVGRWTAQMLQMFALDQPDVFPEGDLGIQNAMRKHYGLQETGRTLLRRMTELAEPWRPYRTLASKYLWQSLDNTPADEQ; this is encoded by the coding sequence ATGGAAGAAGCTTTGCGCCACTTGAGCCAGGCCGATGCCGTGCTGGCCACCCTGATTGCCCGGGGCCGCGCCATCGAGCCCCGGCCCCACGAAGATTTGTACTTGGCCCTGCTGCGCGCCATCGTCAGCCAGCAGATTTCCACCAAAGCCGCGGCGGCCATCTGGAAAAAGGTGCAGGCCCTGTTCCTGCCCGAGGGCTACCCCGAGCCGGCCGTCCTCCTACAGCTCACCGACGAAGACCTGCGCGCGGCCGGTATTTCGCGCCAGAAAGCGGGCTACCTGCGCGCCATTGCCGAGTTTGCCCAGCGCGGCCAGCTCGACCACGCCCACCTCAGCCAGCTCGAGGCCGAGGCCTTCACCCAGCACCTGACCCAGATCAAAGGCGTGGGCCGCTGGACGGCCCAGATGCTGCAAATGTTTGCTCTGGACCAGCCCGACGTGTTTCCCGAGGGTGATTTGGGCATTCAGAACGCCATGCGCAAGCACTACGGCCTACAGGAAACCGGCCGGACCCTGCTGCGCCGCATGACGGAGCTGGCCGAACCCTGGCGCCCCTACCGCACGCTGGCCAGCAAGTACCTCTGGCAGTCATTGGACAATACACCCGCCGACGAGCAGTAG
- a CDS encoding metallophosphoesterase family protein — protein MNLFVIGDVHGCYHTFLELLQHWQPEQELLIQVGDLVDRGNFSPDTVGLALSLSERHPQNTVFLKGNHELGMTRHYGPQGPYPNWLLWGGRYTTAQYSLRRSLLPSHLSWLGQRPLFWENDHVFVSHAGLADTPEPLNEDNPDGILWRRGPLHHIGKLQVIGHTPTAGSPDFDPAHHVLNIDTGAVYGRALTGVKLSPQGEVLQILTVPTHPIDSDQA, from the coding sequence ATGAATCTATTTGTAATCGGTGACGTCCACGGCTGCTACCACACCTTCCTGGAGCTGCTCCAGCACTGGCAGCCCGAGCAGGAGCTGCTGATTCAGGTGGGCGACCTGGTGGACCGCGGCAACTTCTCCCCCGATACCGTCGGTCTGGCCCTGAGTTTGAGCGAGCGGCACCCCCAAAACACGGTGTTTCTCAAGGGCAACCACGAGCTGGGCATGACGCGCCACTACGGCCCCCAGGGCCCCTACCCCAACTGGCTGCTCTGGGGCGGGCGCTACACCACGGCCCAGTATAGCCTGCGCCGCAGCCTGCTGCCCAGCCATTTATCCTGGCTCGGTCAACGGCCGCTGTTCTGGGAAAATGACCACGTGTTCGTCAGCCACGCCGGCCTGGCCGATACGCCCGAGCCGCTGAACGAGGACAACCCGGACGGCATTCTGTGGCGGCGAGGCCCCTTGCACCACATTGGCAAGCTGCAGGTGATTGGCCACACGCCCACCGCCGGCAGCCCCGACTTCGACCCCGCGCACCACGTCCTCAACATCGACACCGGGGCCGTGTATGGCCGGGCCCTGACCGGCGTGAAACTTTCGCCCCAGGGCGAGGTACTCCAGATTCTTACCGTCCCCACTCACCCCATTGACAGTGACCAAGCCTGA
- the nhaA gene encoding Na+/H+ antiporter NhaA has product MLYRIVIVPIRELSESGKLSGLLLLLATIISLLISNSAWGNAYLHFWENPLGWAPLEKTLAHWVDDGLMVIFFFAVGLEIKREVLYGELTDVRQALLPTLAAVGGVAVPAGIYLLFNVGTAAGHGWAVPTATDIAFSLGILSLLGDKVPFGLRVFLTALAIIDDLIAVLIIALFYTAELHTTYLLIAGGLFGVLILLNRLKVSWLPLYFLLGLALWFFVLKSGVHATIAGVLLALTIPTDAIEKLEAALHKPISYLILPIFALANTAIVVSAESVQELLSPLGLGIGLGLLLGKPLGIFGVTWLSVKAGVASLPERVTWVKMLGLGFTAGIGFTMAIFIANLSFTDPGRIDLAKIAVIVGSLVAALLGLLVLHLAHQAEESAAAKLAAAAEAAP; this is encoded by the coding sequence ATGCTTTATCGCATAGTCATTGTTCCAATCCGGGAGCTGTCCGAAAGCGGGAAGCTTTCGGGTTTGCTGCTGCTGCTGGCCACCATTATTTCTCTGCTGATCAGCAACTCGGCCTGGGGCAATGCCTACCTGCATTTCTGGGAAAATCCCCTGGGCTGGGCGCCGCTGGAAAAAACGCTGGCCCACTGGGTTGATGATGGTCTGATGGTGATTTTCTTTTTCGCGGTCGGACTGGAAATCAAGCGGGAAGTGCTTTATGGTGAGCTAACGGACGTGCGCCAGGCCTTGCTGCCCACCCTGGCGGCCGTGGGGGGAGTGGCTGTGCCGGCCGGAATTTACCTTTTATTTAACGTGGGCACCGCCGCTGGCCACGGCTGGGCCGTGCCCACGGCTACCGACATTGCCTTTTCCCTGGGCATCCTGTCCTTGCTCGGCGACAAGGTGCCCTTCGGCCTGCGGGTGTTCCTGACGGCCCTAGCCATTATCGACGACCTGATTGCGGTACTCATCATTGCCCTGTTTTACACGGCGGAGCTTCATACCACTTACTTGCTGATTGCCGGGGGCCTGTTTGGGGTGCTGATACTGCTCAACCGCCTGAAAGTAAGCTGGCTGCCGCTGTACTTTCTGCTGGGCCTGGCGCTGTGGTTTTTCGTGCTCAAATCGGGCGTGCACGCCACCATTGCCGGCGTGCTGCTGGCCCTGACCATTCCCACCGACGCCATTGAAAAGTTGGAAGCGGCCCTGCACAAGCCCATTAGCTACCTGATTCTGCCCATCTTCGCCCTGGCCAACACGGCCATCGTGGTGTCGGCCGAGTCGGTGCAGGAGCTGCTGAGCCCGTTGGGGCTGGGCATCGGGCTGGGGCTGCTGCTGGGCAAGCCGCTCGGAATTTTCGGCGTTACCTGGCTCAGCGTCAAAGCCGGCGTGGCCTCGTTGCCGGAGCGCGTTACCTGGGTCAAGATGCTGGGTCTGGGTTTCACGGCCGGCATCGGCTTCACCATGGCCATCTTCATTGCCAACCTGTCGTTCACCGACCCGGGCCGGATTGACCTGGCCAAAATTGCCGTTATCGTGGGCTCGTTGGTGGCCGCGCTGTTGGGGCTGCTGGTGCTGCACCTGGCCCACCAGGCCGAGGAAAGTGCTGCCGCTAAGCTGGCCGCCGCCGCAGAAGCCGCTCCCTAG
- a CDS encoding winged helix-turn-helix transcriptional regulator: MKKELGASPPAAAATLSDKLLRGDLLSAGCPSRTVLKHLTSRWGVLVLLVLEGETRRFSELRRLIDGVSERMLAQTLQWLEADGLVKRVAYEVVPPHVEYSLTPLGQQAAPKVRALADWVEVSFPVVQQHWNATANNEPARR; this comes from the coding sequence ATGAAAAAAGAGTTGGGCGCTTCCCCGCCCGCCGCCGCGGCCACCCTTTCCGACAAGCTGCTGCGCGGCGACCTGCTATCGGCCGGCTGCCCTTCGCGCACGGTCCTCAAGCACCTGACCAGCCGCTGGGGCGTGCTGGTGCTGCTGGTACTGGAAGGCGAAACCCGGCGCTTCAGCGAACTGCGCCGCCTGATTGACGGCGTCAGTGAGCGGATGCTGGCCCAGACGCTGCAGTGGCTGGAAGCCGACGGCCTGGTGAAGCGCGTGGCCTACGAAGTGGTGCCGCCGCACGTGGAATACAGCCTGACCCCGCTGGGCCAGCAGGCGGCCCCGAAAGTGCGGGCCCTGGCCGACTGGGTGGAAGTCAGCTTTCCCGTAGTGCAGCAGCACTGGAATGCCACGGCCAACAACGAGCCCGCTCGTCGCTAA
- a CDS encoding SDR family oxidoreductase, which produces MSIAITGATGQLGRLVIEKLKARVPAAQIVALVRNPAKAADLGVEAREADYTQPAALEAALAGVDTLLLISSSEVGQRATQHRNVIEAAKKAGVKRIAYTSLLHADSSPLSLAEEHRATEADVKASGIPYTLLRNGWYTENYTGSVHGAVAGGAFLGSAKDGLISSATRADFAEAAVAVLTGTGHEGQTYELAGDDSYTLTELAAEISRQTGKDIPYKDLPVADYAAVLSSFGIPEGFAHGLASWDADAATGALFDDSRQLSRLIGRPTTPLSTAVAAALK; this is translated from the coding sequence ATGAGCATTGCCATCACCGGCGCGACGGGTCAGCTCGGCCGCCTTGTTATTGAAAAGCTGAAAGCCCGGGTGCCCGCCGCCCAAATCGTGGCGCTGGTGCGCAACCCCGCTAAGGCCGCCGACTTGGGCGTGGAGGCGCGCGAGGCCGACTACACCCAGCCCGCCGCACTGGAAGCGGCACTGGCGGGCGTAGATACGCTGCTGCTGATTTCGTCGAGCGAAGTAGGCCAGCGCGCCACCCAGCACCGCAACGTTATTGAGGCCGCCAAAAAGGCCGGCGTCAAGCGCATTGCCTACACCAGCCTGCTGCACGCCGACTCCTCGCCCCTGAGCCTGGCCGAGGAGCACCGCGCCACGGAAGCCGATGTGAAGGCGTCGGGCATTCCGTACACGCTGCTGCGCAACGGCTGGTACACGGAAAACTATACCGGCTCGGTACACGGGGCGGTGGCCGGCGGGGCCTTCCTGGGCAGCGCCAAGGACGGCCTGATTTCCTCGGCCACCCGGGCCGATTTTGCCGAGGCGGCCGTAGCCGTGCTCACCGGCACGGGCCACGAGGGCCAGACCTACGAGCTGGCCGGCGACGACTCGTACACGCTGACGGAGCTGGCGGCGGAAATCTCGCGCCAGACCGGCAAAGACATTCCCTACAAAGACCTGCCGGTGGCCGACTACGCCGCCGTGCTGAGCAGCTTCGGCATTCCCGAAGGCTTTGCCCACGGCCTGGCCAGCTGGGATGCCGACGCCGCCACCGGTGCCCTGTTCGACGACAGCCGCCAGCTGTCCCGCCTGATTGGCCGCCCCACCACGCCCCTGTCCACGGCCGTAGCCGCGGCGCTCAAGTAA
- a CDS encoding threonine aldolase family protein, with the protein MSEPLIDLRSDTVTRPSAAMLEAMLRAPVGDDVYEEDPTVRELEETAAARFGLEAGLFCPSGTMTNQIAIKAHTEPLSEVICEQTAHVYLWEVGGIAFHSGASVALLPGDRGRVTAAQVEAAIRPANNVHYPTSNLICLENTSNRGGGSCYSLETIASIAEVAQRRGLALHLDGARVFNALVATGQDAAEYGKYFDSISVCLSKGLGAPVGSVLLGSKAFVHKCRRIRKVMGGGMRQAGILAAAGLYALQHNVARLADDHRRAQQLGAVLAAQPYVAEVLPIETNLAIFRLQDDMPADTFLAALEQQGIRASSFGPQMIRFVTHLDVDDPMVERVTQALQALSVGAPGATTPSGSLSAY; encoded by the coding sequence ATGTCTGAACCCCTTATCGATTTACGCTCCGATACCGTCACGCGGCCCAGCGCCGCCATGCTCGAAGCCATGCTCCGTGCCCCCGTTGGCGACGACGTGTACGAGGAAGACCCCACCGTGCGGGAGCTGGAAGAAACGGCGGCGGCCCGCTTCGGCCTCGAAGCCGGCCTGTTCTGCCCCTCCGGCACCATGACCAACCAGATTGCCATCAAAGCCCACACCGAGCCGCTGTCGGAAGTTATCTGCGAGCAGACGGCCCACGTCTACCTGTGGGAAGTCGGGGGCATTGCCTTCCACTCGGGGGCCTCGGTGGCGCTGCTGCCCGGCGACCGGGGCCGCGTGACGGCCGCCCAGGTGGAAGCCGCCATCCGGCCCGCCAACAACGTGCACTACCCCACGTCCAACCTGATCTGCCTGGAAAACACCAGCAACCGGGGCGGGGGCAGCTGCTACTCGCTGGAAACCATTGCCAGCATTGCCGAAGTGGCCCAGCGCCGGGGCCTGGCCCTGCACCTCGACGGGGCCCGCGTGTTCAACGCCCTGGTTGCCACCGGCCAGGACGCGGCGGAGTACGGTAAGTACTTCGACTCGATTTCGGTGTGCTTGTCGAAGGGCCTGGGCGCGCCGGTGGGCTCGGTGCTGCTGGGCAGTAAGGCCTTTGTTCACAAGTGCCGCCGCATTCGTAAGGTGATGGGCGGCGGCATGCGGCAGGCCGGCATTCTGGCCGCCGCGGGCCTCTACGCCCTCCAGCACAACGTGGCGCGCCTGGCCGACGACCACCGCCGCGCCCAGCAGCTGGGGGCCGTGCTGGCCGCCCAGCCCTACGTGGCCGAAGTGCTGCCCATCGAAACCAACCTGGCCATCTTCCGCCTCCAGGACGACATGCCGGCCGATACTTTCCTGGCCGCGCTGGAGCAACAGGGCATCCGGGCGTCGTCGTTTGGCCCCCAGATGATTCGGTTCGTCACCCACCTCGACGTTGACGACCCGATGGTTGAGCGGGTAACGCAGGCGTTGCAGGCCCTGAGCGTTGGCGCGCCCGGCGCTACCACGCCCTCCGGCTCTCTTTCGGCCTACTAA
- a CDS encoding metallophosphoesterase family protein: MKKIGLLSDTHGYWDERILHHLAGCDEIWHAGDFGSAAVIEALETVAPLRGVYGNIDGRDVRQTQPLVQNFELEGLRVLMTHIGGYPGHYSPAARPLVAQERPGLFISGHSHILKVMPDPKLGLLHLNPGAAGMHGFHKVRTMLRFEVANGKVQQLQAIELGLRGEVVKR, from the coding sequence ATGAAAAAAATCGGTTTACTTTCGGATACCCACGGCTACTGGGATGAGCGCATCCTGCACCACCTCGCGGGCTGCGACGAAATCTGGCACGCCGGCGACTTTGGCTCGGCGGCCGTGATTGAAGCCCTGGAAACGGTGGCCCCGCTGCGGGGCGTCTACGGCAACATCGACGGCCGCGACGTGCGCCAGACTCAGCCGCTGGTGCAGAACTTCGAACTAGAGGGCCTGCGCGTGCTCATGACCCACATTGGCGGCTACCCCGGCCACTACTCGCCCGCCGCCCGGCCGCTGGTAGCGCAGGAGCGCCCCGGCCTGTTTATTTCCGGCCACTCCCACATTCTCAAGGTCATGCCCGACCCGAAGCTGGGCCTTTTGCACCTGAACCCCGGCGCGGCCGGCATGCACGGCTTTCACAAAGTGCGCACCATGCTGCGCTTTGAAGTGGCCAACGGCAAAGTGCAGCAGCTCCAGGCTATTGAGCTGGGGCTCCGCGGTGAAGTGGTGAAACGGTGA
- a CDS encoding NUDIX hydrolase, translating into MNVFINDIPLIIKKNSEKIYKHRYDLILNAEDEFSSKDLIGDVLVRDVTDPFIDRILRLMEVKKLKKLKSLTLLARKKKRLILHLKDQFRIVKAAGGLVVKDGMVLMIYRLGKWDLPKGKLKKEEDPGLGALREVEEECNIKVEMGEELPSTWHSYAYNGNKILKKTNWYIMSCSDDSLMKPQAEEYIEEVRWMTPQEALAVLDEAYASIALVVRHYLGETSGTEPTKEPAKEK; encoded by the coding sequence ATGAACGTCTTCATCAACGATATTCCGCTGATCATCAAAAAGAACAGCGAGAAGATATACAAGCACCGCTACGACCTGATTCTGAACGCGGAGGACGAGTTCAGCTCCAAAGATCTGATCGGCGATGTGCTCGTGCGCGACGTGACGGACCCCTTCATCGACCGGATTCTGCGGCTGATGGAAGTCAAGAAGCTCAAAAAGCTGAAGTCCCTGACGCTGCTGGCCCGCAAAAAGAAGCGCCTGATTCTGCACCTCAAAGACCAGTTCCGCATCGTGAAGGCTGCTGGCGGCCTGGTGGTGAAGGACGGCATGGTGCTGATGATTTACCGCCTCGGCAAGTGGGATTTGCCCAAGGGCAAGCTCAAAAAGGAGGAAGACCCGGGCCTGGGCGCCCTGCGCGAAGTGGAGGAGGAGTGCAACATCAAGGTGGAAATGGGGGAGGAGCTGCCCAGCACCTGGCATTCGTACGCCTACAACGGCAACAAAATCCTGAAAAAAACGAACTGGTACATCATGAGTTGCTCCGACGACTCGCTGATGAAGCCCCAGGCCGAAGAATACATCGAGGAAGTGCGCTGGATGACCCCGCAGGAAGCATTGGCCGTACTAGACGAAGCCTACGCCTCCATTGCCCTGGTCGTGCGCCACTACCTGGGCGAAACTTCCGGCACGGAGCCGACCAAAGAACCCGCCAAGGAAAAATAA
- the coaD gene encoding pantetheine-phosphate adenylyltransferase, producing the protein MKRIALFPGSFDPFTNGHLDVVRRGASLFDEVIIAIGNNSSKSRYLPVEQMVGMIEEVFRDEPHVSVRAYKGLTATFAREVGAKYLLRGLRNTTDFEYENTIAQANRHVNPELETVFLITSPALAAISSTIIREIHRFGGNVDDFVPFRLPAYEVPAGH; encoded by the coding sequence ATGAAGCGCATTGCCCTGTTCCCCGGCTCTTTCGACCCGTTTACCAATGGCCACCTCGATGTCGTGCGGCGCGGTGCTTCCCTTTTCGACGAGGTCATCATTGCCATCGGCAACAACAGCAGTAAGTCGCGCTACCTGCCCGTGGAGCAGATGGTAGGCATGATTGAGGAAGTGTTCCGGGATGAGCCCCACGTGTCGGTGCGGGCCTACAAGGGCCTGACGGCCACGTTTGCGCGGGAAGTGGGGGCCAAATACCTGTTACGGGGCCTGCGCAACACCACCGACTTCGAGTACGAGAATACCATTGCCCAGGCCAACCGCCACGTCAACCCCGAGCTGGAAACCGTCTTTCTGATTACCTCGCCGGCGCTGGCGGCCATCAGCAGCACCATCATCCGCGAAATTCACCGCTTCGGCGGCAACGTCGACGACTTCGTGCCCTTCCGGCTACCAGCCTACGAGGTCCCGGCCGGCCACTAG
- a CDS encoding DUF3822 family protein — protein MPAPPVALQSLRDETLETALPGGCNLYLTAGANGLRLGVADMRRNKFVALEDYPVTSGATWAEQLQALAQEHDLLGQTGWNQVRLAVQNRSFTLLPAPLLRPGDEAAYLRLHHALDPDHETVGSYRHSSLEMVSVFAAERALASWFRATYPTGKILHQTSALLEGIIHQSEVGAPRRLYMSLGHQEVTIVAVRDKRLEFCNVFAFSTPEDLIYYTILVMQELQLNPDQDGVVVWGDLMHDSELFTILRKYIRNIRFGNRPFDVAYSYRLNDVFEYRYFELYSLHLCE, from the coding sequence TTGCCCGCTCCCCCCGTTGCTTTGCAGTCCCTGCGCGACGAAACGCTGGAAACCGCGTTGCCGGGCGGCTGCAACCTGTATCTGACGGCCGGCGCCAACGGTCTGCGCCTGGGCGTGGCCGACATGCGCCGCAACAAGTTCGTGGCCCTGGAAGACTACCCCGTGACCAGCGGCGCTACCTGGGCCGAGCAGCTGCAGGCCTTGGCCCAGGAACACGATTTGCTGGGCCAGACCGGCTGGAACCAAGTGCGCCTGGCCGTACAGAACCGCTCGTTTACGCTGCTGCCCGCCCCCCTGCTGCGCCCCGGCGACGAAGCGGCTTACCTACGCCTGCACCACGCCCTCGATCCTGACCACGAAACGGTGGGCAGCTACCGCCACTCCAGCCTGGAAATGGTCAGCGTATTTGCCGCCGAGCGCGCCCTGGCCAGCTGGTTTCGCGCCACCTACCCCACCGGCAAGATTCTGCACCAGACCAGCGCCCTGCTCGAAGGCATCATTCACCAGAGCGAAGTGGGCGCCCCGCGCCGCCTCTACATGAGCCTGGGGCACCAGGAAGTTACCATCGTGGCCGTGCGCGACAAGCGCCTGGAGTTCTGCAACGTGTTTGCCTTCAGCACGCCCGAAGACCTGATTTATTACACCATCCTGGTGATGCAGGAACTGCAGCTCAACCCCGACCAGGACGGCGTGGTGGTGTGGGGCGACCTGATGCACGACTCCGAGCTGTTCACCATCCTGCGCAAGTACATCCGCAACATCCGCTTCGGCAACCGCCCCTTCGACGTGGCCTACAGCTACCGCCTGAACGACGTATTCGAGTACCGCTACTTCGAGCTCTACAGCCTGCACCTCTGCGAGTGA
- a CDS encoding NUDIX domain-containing protein — translation MLPPSSTPASPTALPDSLLQAYTGQVRVRVCGMLIHQGAMLLTAHRGLLPNALPFWSPPGGGWQFGETIQDCLRREYREETGLEVSVGRFLHLHEFKNETLQALELFFEVKLLTPGAVPRLGSDPEHSPDTQLLTELAFLTPRQLGALLPTQVHPIMRHVISPDDVFIPHILFQ, via the coding sequence ATGCTTCCTCCTTCCTCTACTCCGGCTTCTCCCACCGCCCTTCCCGATTCGCTGTTGCAGGCCTACACGGGCCAGGTGCGGGTGCGGGTTTGTGGCATGCTCATTCACCAGGGCGCCATGCTGCTGACGGCCCACCGCGGCCTGCTGCCCAATGCCCTGCCGTTCTGGTCGCCGCCCGGCGGGGGCTGGCAGTTCGGCGAAACCATTCAGGACTGCCTGCGCCGCGAATACCGGGAAGAAACCGGCCTGGAAGTCAGCGTAGGCCGCTTTCTGCACCTGCACGAGTTCAAGAATGAGACGCTGCAGGCCCTGGAGCTGTTTTTTGAGGTCAAGCTGCTGACGCCCGGGGCGGTGCCGCGGCTGGGCTCCGACCCCGAGCACAGCCCCGACACCCAGCTGCTCACGGAGCTGGCTTTTCTCACGCCCCGGCAGCTGGGCGCGCTGCTGCCCACCCAGGTGCACCCCATCATGCGCCACGTCATCAGCCCCGACGACGTATTTATTCCCCACATTCTGTTTCAGTAA
- a CDS encoding DUF4126 domain-containing protein, which produces MTTLEYLVAGGLGLALAACSGFRIFVPLLAASLAYLSGFLAPSPGFAWLGTWPAFGVLATATVAEMLAYYVPVIDNFLDTITTPASFIAGTLLMTSALPDLDPVVRWGLGVLVGGGTAGMVQSGTALLRAGSTATTAGLGNPILATLENFLAVAGSVLGLFLPLVMAGLVVLLLLYLGGRFRRLFFRRSSPPPANS; this is translated from the coding sequence ATGACAACACTGGAATATTTGGTCGCCGGGGGCCTGGGTCTGGCACTGGCGGCCTGTAGCGGCTTCCGCATCTTCGTGCCGCTGCTGGCGGCCAGCCTGGCTTATTTGTCGGGTTTCCTGGCCCCGTCGCCGGGATTTGCGTGGCTGGGCACCTGGCCGGCCTTCGGGGTGCTGGCCACCGCCACCGTGGCCGAAATGCTGGCCTACTACGTGCCGGTCATCGACAACTTTCTGGATACCATTACGACGCCGGCTTCGTTTATTGCCGGCACCCTGCTGATGACCTCGGCCCTGCCCGACCTCGACCCGGTGGTGCGCTGGGGCCTGGGCGTGCTGGTGGGCGGCGGCACGGCCGGCATGGTGCAGAGTGGCACCGCGCTGCTGCGGGCGGGCTCCACGGCCACCACGGCCGGCCTGGGCAACCCGATTCTGGCCACGCTGGAAAACTTTCTGGCCGTGGCCGGTTCTGTACTGGGCCTGTTTCTGCCGCTGGTAATGGCCGGGCTGGTCGTGCTGCTGCTGCTGTATCTTGGCGGCCGGTTCCGGCGGCTGTTTTTCCGCCGTTCTTCCCCGCCGCCCGCCAATTCCTAG
- a CDS encoding PaaI family thioesterase — protein MSTTAASELNVETLEVRIRRKLERQHFMHLIGAQLTTVEPGRVVFEVPLEQRHHQNLGFAHGGLVATMADLAAGFAAVTLVPDGTGVVTAELKTTYLRPGIGGTLRAVGWVLKPGRRLHFCEAEVWCDDVLIAKASATMAVVEPQ, from the coding sequence ATGAGTACTACCGCCGCATCTGAGCTAAACGTCGAAACCCTGGAAGTTCGCATCCGCCGCAAGCTGGAACGTCAACATTTTATGCACCTTATCGGTGCCCAGCTGACTACCGTGGAGCCCGGCCGCGTGGTATTTGAAGTGCCGCTCGAACAGCGCCACCACCAGAACCTGGGTTTCGCCCACGGGGGCCTGGTGGCTACGATGGCTGATCTGGCCGCCGGCTTTGCCGCCGTTACGCTCGTGCCCGATGGCACCGGCGTGGTGACGGCCGAGCTGAAAACGACCTATCTGCGCCCCGGCATCGGCGGCACGCTGCGGGCCGTGGGCTGGGTGCTCAAGCCGGGCCGCCGTCTGCACTTCTGCGAGGCCGAGGTGTGGTGCGACGACGTGCTGATTGCCAAAGCCTCGGCCACGATGGCCGTGGTGGAGCCCCAGTAA
- a CDS encoding ATP-dependent DNA helicase, whose amino-acid sequence MLSVRTPSVRDYFAFEPTQDQATLFRKLDEFLKDDLPGRKVFVLRGYAGTGKTTVVSALVQWLHRMQRKYTLMAPTGRAAKVMSAYSGVAASTIHKKIYRQTSSTPSDSLSFQRQPNRTTDTLYIVDEASMISDEKSFGENGLLDDLMGYVFEKPSNKLLVIGDTAQLPPVGQLLSPALDPELIAHRFKAKVDGVELRQVMRQAEESGILMNATALREELRQEHPSIQFYTRGYPDIFKVGGDKLEDGLRWAYKNFGHENTTIICRSNKNANLYNQMIRRTLFDAEEEIEAGDYLMVVRNNYFWLPKDSEMGFLANGDFVQVTKIVRRQEEFGFRFADARVRFVDYPDEEEQEVKLLLDTLHTESPALPADRSNELYKTIAEDYAHLTTKRDKSAALRKDPYLNALQVKFAYALTCHKAQGGQWQAVFVDHGFLKEDMVNSEFARWLYTAVTRASDRLFLLNFNQKLVGDAPAEKDY is encoded by the coding sequence ATGCTTTCTGTTCGCACCCCGTCCGTTCGCGACTATTTTGCTTTTGAACCCACCCAGGACCAGGCCACGCTGTTTCGCAAGCTCGACGAGTTTCTGAAGGACGATTTGCCGGGCCGCAAGGTGTTCGTGCTGCGCGGCTACGCCGGTACCGGCAAAACCACCGTGGTCAGCGCCCTGGTGCAGTGGCTGCACCGCATGCAGCGCAAATACACCCTGATGGCCCCCACCGGCCGCGCCGCCAAGGTGATGAGCGCCTACTCGGGCGTGGCGGCCAGCACCATTCACAAGAAAATCTACCGCCAAACGTCCAGCACGCCGTCCGACAGCCTCTCGTTTCAGCGCCAGCCCAACCGCACCACCGACACGCTCTACATCGTGGACGAAGCCTCGATGATTTCCGATGAGAAGTCGTTCGGGGAAAACGGCCTGCTCGACGACCTGATGGGCTACGTGTTTGAAAAGCCCAGCAACAAGCTCCTCGTCATCGGCGACACGGCCCAGCTGCCGCCGGTGGGCCAGCTGCTGTCCCCGGCCCTCGACCCCGAGCTGATTGCTCACCGCTTCAAGGCCAAGGTCGACGGCGTGGAGCTGCGCCAGGTAATGCGCCAGGCCGAGGAATCGGGTATTCTGATGAACGCCACGGCCCTGCGCGAAGAGCTGCGCCAGGAACACCCCAGCATCCAGTTTTACACCCGCGGCTACCCCGATATTTTCAAAGTCGGGGGCGACAAGCTGGAAGATGGCCTGCGCTGGGCCTACAAGAATTTCGGCCACGAAAACACCACCATCATCTGCCGCTCCAACAAGAACGCCAACCTCTACAACCAGATGATCCGGCGCACCCTGTTCGACGCCGAGGAGGAAATCGAGGCCGGCGACTACCTGATGGTGGTGCGCAACAACTACTTCTGGCTGCCCAAGGATTCGGAAATGGGCTTTCTGGCCAACGGCGACTTCGTGCAGGTCACCAAAATCGTGCGGCGGCAGGAGGAGTTCGGCTTCCGCTTCGCCGACGCCCGCGTGCGGTTCGTGGACTACCCCGACGAGGAGGAGCAGGAAGTGAAGCTGCTGCTCGACACGCTGCACACCGAAAGCCCGGCCCTGCCCGCCGACCGTAGCAACGAGCTGTACAAGACCATTGCCGAGGATTACGCCCACCTCACCACCAAGCGCGACAAAAGCGCGGCCCTGCGCAAAGACCCCTACCTGAACGCCTTGCAGGTGAAGTTTGCCTACGCCCTGACCTGCCACAAGGCCCAGGGCGGCCAGTGGCAGGCCGTCTTCGTCGACCACGGCTTTCTGAAGGAAGATATGGTGAACAGCGAGTTTGCCCGCTGGCTCTACACGGCCGTCACCCGCGCCTCCGACCGGCTGTTTCTGCTGAACTTTAACCAGAAGCTCGTGGGCGACGCGCCCGCGGAAAAAGACTACTAA